The Parabacteroides sp. AD58 genome includes a window with the following:
- a CDS encoding 3'-5' exonuclease, whose product MKILFFDLETTGIRYWRNGIHQISGEVVIDGECKESFNFHVRPNPQCDVDEEALKICHVTKEQIFAYPPMEEVYKQFVQMLSKYVDKYDRTDKFFLAGYNNSSFDNYFLKAFFVQNGDNYFYSWFWVNSIDVMVLATQHLLEERHKMPDFKQETVARALGIELEADKLHNASYDIYLTREIYKRLIG is encoded by the coding sequence ATGAAAATACTCTTTTTTGATTTGGAAACGACGGGGATCCGTTATTGGCGGAACGGAATACATCAGATCAGTGGCGAGGTCGTCATTGACGGAGAATGCAAAGAGTCTTTTAATTTCCATGTCCGTCCGAATCCTCAATGTGATGTTGATGAAGAGGCATTGAAAATATGCCACGTAACCAAAGAACAGATTTTCGCCTATCCACCGATGGAAGAGGTTTACAAGCAGTTTGTACAAATGCTTTCCAAATATGTCGATAAATACGACCGGACCGATAAATTCTTCCTGGCCGGTTATAATAATTCTTCGTTCGACAACTACTTCCTGAAAGCCTTTTTTGTACAGAACGGAGACAATTATTTTTATTCCTGGTTTTGGGTCAACTCGATTGATGTGATGGTGCTGGCTACCCAGCATTTGCTGGAAGAACGGCATAAAATGCCCGACTTCAAGCAGGAAACGGTAGCTCGTGCCTTAGGTATCGAGCTGGAAGCCGACAAGCTGCATAATGCTTCGTATGATATTTATTTAACCCGGGAAATTTATAAACGCCTCATTGGATAA